The following proteins come from a genomic window of Carassius gibelio isolate Cgi1373 ecotype wild population from Czech Republic chromosome B8, carGib1.2-hapl.c, whole genome shotgun sequence:
- the mpeg1.2 gene encoding macrophage expressed 1, tandem duplicate 2: MESLYTVLVLLVAICSSNALIRPSNGLRECRMNSSLTALEVLPGGGWDNLRNIDVGRVMNFSYSQCQTTEDGIYLIPDEVFVIPRKTSGVETHSETIMSWLEQKSSTSGSINADISFPPVLNGKFSAENTRMKTHQVRTNSVTTRVQVRNHLYTVNAYPDFTLDSRFAQQIGEIADAVENNQTRLATYLSEKLILDYGTHVITSVDAGAILVQEDYIKRSYVSNSQSDKSSVSASAGLNFFNKVNFNFGSKESQETSETTTYQQNITYSLVQSHGGALFYQGITLQKWQESTQNNLVAIDRSGVPLHYFLNPSMFPDLPVPTLHKLALSIQQAAARYYNINTIPGCVDPNSPNFNFQANFNDSSCKGPVTNLTFGGVFQTCTPLGEDGKVICDELAQTNPDTGDYTCRQPYSASFLHSETVEQGYNQYECHRKCHSCWLVFDCCDNVCGNAYHVRRAQINTYWCSTTQTVPEYSGYLFGGLFGPSFQNPQTKSHDCPPNYFAQTFLTNGMRICLSNDYEAGTVSSVPFGGFFSCQSGNPLAGDQYRCPPQYSQHLAAISDGCQVLYCVQSGEFTGGQLKPIRLPPFTRPPLTNMMATNTVAVMTEGERAWLRVGDTKKWRLAKAGEITQIVGTFQASSTQMSGGEKAGVACGVMTLIAVVVAGIVILVKRRRRVSHCRSSGGYEEIHYDAQSSVESQREQQNTNENPTQPLLA, translated from the exons ATGGAGTCATTATACACTGTCCTGGTGCTCCTTGTTGCTATCTGCTCGTCTAATGCGCTCATCCGACCCAGTAATGGTCTTCGTGAATGTCGCATGAACTCAAGTTTGACAGCACTAGAGGTGCTCCCAGGTGGAGGCTGGGATAACCTGCGCAACATAGACGTGGGACGGGTGATGAACTTTAGCTATTCCCAATGTCAGACCACAGAGGATGGGATTTATCTCATCCCAGATGAAGTCTTTGTCATCCCACGGAAAACAAGCGGAGTGGAAACTCACTCTGAGACCATCATGTCATGGCTGGAACAGAAAAGCTCCACATCAGGATCCATCAATGCAGACATTTCTTTCCCTCCAGTGCTAAACGGAAAATTCTCTGCAGAAAATACCCGCATGAAAACACACCAAGTGAGGACGAATTCCGTGACAACACGAGTTCAG GTGCGCAATCATCTGTACACCGTGAATGCATATCCTGACTTTACTCTGGACTCTCGCTTTGCTCAGCAGATTGGGGAAATCGCAGACGCTGTTGAGAACAATCAAACACGCCTAGCAACCTATCTATCAGAGAAGCTCATTCTTGATTATGGTACCCATGTCATCACAAGCGTTGATGCCGGGGCCATTCTGGTGCAAGAGGACTATATAAAAAGATCTTATGTCTCTAACAGTCAGTCAGACAAGTCTTCTGTCTCTGCATCAGCAGGCCTTAACTTTTTTAACAAGGTTAACTTTAACTTTGGTAGCAAGGAATCCCAGGAAACTTCAGAGACCACCACTTATCAGCAAAACATAACATATTCTTTAGTTCAGAGCCATGGTGGGGCTTTATTCTACCAAGGAATCACTCTGCAGAAGTGGCAAGAGAGCACTCAGAATAATCTAGTGGCTATTGACCGGTCTGGCGTGCCACTGCACTATTTCCTCAATCCATCTATGTTTCCTGATCTTCCAGTTCCAACTTTACATAAACTCGCCCTTTCAATCCAACAGGCTGCAGCGCGCTACTACAACATAAACACCATTCCAGGATGTGTAGATCCAAATTCCCCAAATTTTAACTTTCAGGCTAATTTTAACGACTCGTCCTGCAAGGGTCCTGTCACCAATTTGACCTTCGGTGGTGTTTTCCAAACATGCACTCCTTTGGGGGAAGATGGAAAAGTCATCTGTGATGAGCTTGCGCAAACAAATCCAGATACGGGTGATTATACGTGCCGCCAACCATACAGTGCCTCTTTCTTACACTCAGAGACAGTAGAGCAGGGTTACAATCAATATGAGTGCCATAGGAAATGTCATTCGTGCTGGTTAGTTTTTGATTGTTGTGACAATGTTTGTGGAAATGCTTATCATGTCCGTCGTGCACAAATCAACACTTACTGGTGCTCCACAACACAGACAGTTCCTGAGTACTCTGGGTACCTTTTTGGAGGTCTATTCGGACCATCTTTTCAAAACCCTCAGACCAAATCTCATGACTGTCCTCCAAATTACTTTGCACAAACATTTTTGACTAATGGTATGAGGATTTGTCTGAGCAATGATTACGAGGCAGGAACAGTATCTTCTGTGCCATTTGGGGGTTTCTTTAGCTGCCAGTCTGGCAACCCTCTTGCAGGGGACCAATACCGTTGTCCACCTCAGTACAGCCAACACCTTGCTGCCATTAGCGATGGCTGTCAGGTATTGTATTGTGTCCAATCAGGTGAGTTTACTGGGGGCCAGTTAAAACCTATTCGCCTTCCACCATTCACAAGACCACCTCTGACCAACATGATGGCGACAAACACTGTAGCTGTGATGACAGAAGGTGAACGGGCCTGGCTGAGGGTCGGAGACACCAAAAAATGGAGACTAGCAAAGGCTGGCGAAATTACTCAAATAGTCGGAACGTTTCAGGCATCATCTACCCAGATGTCAGGAGGTGAAAAGGCTGGTGTGGCCTGTGGTGTAATGACTTTAATCGCAGTTGTTGTGGCAGGAATTGTCATTTTGGTGAAACGCAGAAGGAGAGTTTCTCACTGCAGATCAAGCGGGGGGTATGAAGAGATTCACTACGATGCCCAAAGTAGTGTAGAAAGTCAGAGAGAGCAACAGAATACAAACGAAAATCCCACTCAACCTCTGTTGGCTTAG
- the LOC127963885 gene encoding procollagen galactosyltransferase 2-like: MLAERFVVVAVICALMAQNCRGELVAHVQELNPVPESSLLKPKVMIAILARNSAHSLPYYLGCIDSLDYPKDRIAIWAATDHNVDNTTSMLREWLKNSQSRYHYVEWRPMEEPRSYTDEWGPKHWAPSRFSHVMKLRQAALKAARERWADYILFVDSDNLLTNPRVLDLMMAENLTLVAPMLDSRSLYSNFWCGITPQGYYKRTPDYQPIREWKRLGCFMVPMVHSTFLLDLRRSATLDMAFHPPHPDYSWAFDDIMVFAFSARQAGVQMHVCNREHYGFLPVPLKAQQSVEDEEESFTHTITEAMIDHHIKPSEFLFTPPKSQDKMGFDEIFLINLKRRLDRRERMLNTMAVLGLEATLIDAVDGKGLNTSHLQALGIEMMPGYKDPYSNRVLTRGEIGCFLSHHFTWKQVVERGLQHVLVLEDDVRFEPQFKRRLQTIMEDVDKAQLNWDLIYVGRKRMQVAQPEVSVEGVNNLVEADYSYWTLGYALSQQGAKKLLAAQPFGKMLPVDEFLPVMFNKHPNTAYMSHFDPRDLRAFSVEPLLLYPTHYTGEPGYFSDTETSTIWDDEAINTDWDRQYAKKTAQQEQIRSVAQNSVTGDTPPPASRATRDEL; this comes from the exons ATGCTGGCTGAGCGATTCGTGGTGGTGGCTGTGATCTGCGCTCTGATGGCGCAAAACTGCCGTGGAGAGCTTGTGGCTCATGTGCAGGAGCTGAATCCCGTGCCTGAATCCTCTCTGCTCAAGCCCAAAGTCATGATCGCGATCCTGGCTCGGAATTCGGCGCACAGCCTGCCGTACTACCTGGGCTGCATCGACAGCCTGGACTACCCAAAGGACCGGATTGCGATATG GGCTGCAACGGACCATAATGTGGACAACACCACATCCATGCTGAGAGAATGGCTGAAGAACAGTCAGAGCAGATACCATTATGTGGAGTGGAGGCCCATGGAGGAGCCACG GTCATACACAGATGAGTGGGGGCCGAAACACTGGGCTCCATCTCGTTTCAGTCATGTAATGAAGCTCAGACAGGCGGCGCTGAAGGCTGCACGAGAGCGCTGGGCTGATTATATACTG TTTGTCGACAGTGATAACCTCCTGACCAACCCACGGGTGCTGGATCTCATGATGGCAGAGAATCTCACACTGGTGGCACCCATGTTGGATTCCCGATCGCTCTACTCAAACTTCTGGTGTGGCATCACACCTCAG GGTTATTACAAGCGCACCCCAGACTACCAGCCTATCCGTGAGTGGAAGCGTTTGGGCTGTTTCATGGTTCCCATGGTGCACTCCACCTTCCTGCTGGATCTGAGACGTAGCGCCACACTCGACATGGCTTTCCACCCACCTCACCCCGACTACAGCTGGGCGTTTGATGACATCATGGTCTTTGCATTCTCCGCACGACAAGCTG GTGTACAGATGCATGTATGTAACAGAGAACATTACGGTTTTCTGCCTGTCCCGCTGAAGGCCCAGCAGAGTGTAGAAGATGAGGAGGAGAGTTTCACACACACCATCACTGAGGCCATGA TTGATCATCACATAAAACCCTCTGAGTTTCTCTTCACTCCACCCAAATCCCAGGACAAGATGGGCTTTGACGAG ATCTTTCTGATTAATCTGAAGCGGAGGTTGGACCGGAGGGAACGGATGTTGAACACAATGGCGGTGCTGGGACTTGAGGCCACGCTGATTGATGCTGTAGATGGCAA GGGTCTCAATACATCTCACCTTCAAGCTCTAGGTATAGAAATGATGCCGGGATATAAAGATCCATACTCTAATAGGGTGCTGACGCGTGGAGAGATCGGCTGTTTCCTCAGCCACCACTTCACCTGGAAGCAG gtgGTGGAGAGGGGACTACAGCATGTGCTGGTGTTAGAGGATGACGTGAGGTTTGAGCCTCAATTTAAAAGGAGGTTACAGACCATCATGGAGGATGTTGACAAAGCTCAGCTAAACTGGGACCTCAT ATATGTGGGCCGTAAACGGATGCAAGTAGCTCAGCCGGAGGTGTCTGTAGAGGGTGTTAATAATCTGGTGGAGGCTGATTACTCATATTGGACTCTAGGTTATGCCCTTTCACAGCAGGGGGCCAAGAAACTCCTCGCTGCTCAGCCGTTCGGCAAGATGCTCCCTGTGGATGAGTTCCTGCCAGTCATGTTCAACAAACACCCAAA TACGGCATACATGTCTCACTTTGATCCCAGAGATCTGCGTGCTTTCTCTGTTGAGCCTCTGCTGTTGTACCCAACACACTATACAGGTGAGCCGGGTTACTTCAGCGACACAGAGACCTCCACTATTTGGGATGACGAAGCCATAAACACAGATTGGGACAGACAGTATGCTAAAAAAACTGCTCAGCAGGAACAAATTCGCTCTGTTGCTCAGAACAGCGTCACTGGGGACACACCACCACCTGCGTCCCGAGCCACACGAGACGAACTCTGA